One window of the Salvia miltiorrhiza cultivar Shanhuang (shh) chromosome 6, IMPLAD_Smil_shh, whole genome shotgun sequence genome contains the following:
- the LOC130989148 gene encoding uncharacterized protein LOC130989148 isoform X1 codes for MISFWCRSDGTKMIVHMFDSLYNRIRDVPWKAAVDNAMSIYNANKGKKFKNSAKWENIKAPKQPGGTECGFFVMRYMKEIVQGFEKDANISLPSLFTNVQYSQVEIDEVREEWAKCVLTHVLD; via the exons ATGATTTCATTCTGGTGCAGGTCTGATGGAACCAAAATGATAGTGCATATGTTCGACTCTCTTTATAATAGAATTCGTGATGTCCCTTGGAAAGCTGCTGTTGACAA TGCTATGAGTATCTACAATGCAAACAAAggaaagaaattcaagaactcggCAAAATGGGAAAATATAAAG GCTCCTAAGCAACCTGGTGGTACGGAATGTGGATTTTTTGTGATGCGCTATATGAAAGAAATAGTGCAAGGGTTTGAAAAGGACGCCAATATTTCTCTGCCATCATTG TTTACGAATGTACAATATTCTCAAGTTGAAATCGATGAAGTTCGCGAGGAATGGGCTAAGTGTGTTCTTACACATGTATtggactga
- the LOC130989148 gene encoding uncharacterized protein LOC130989148 isoform X2, producing MISFWCRSDGTKMIVHMFDSLYNRIRDVPWKAAVDNAMSIYNANKGKKFKNSAKWENIKAPKQPGGTECGFFVMRYMKEIVQGFEKDANISLPSLLNAYKYILSYFNVTFFINYT from the exons ATGATTTCATTCTGGTGCAGGTCTGATGGAACCAAAATGATAGTGCATATGTTCGACTCTCTTTATAATAGAATTCGTGATGTCCCTTGGAAAGCTGCTGTTGACAA TGCTATGAGTATCTACAATGCAAACAAAggaaagaaattcaagaactcggCAAAATGGGAAAATATAAAG GCTCCTAAGCAACCTGGTGGTACGGAATGTGGATTTTTTGTGATGCGCTATATGAAAGAAATAGTGCAAGGGTTTGAAAAGGACGCCAATATTTCTCTGCCATCATTG TTAAAtgcttataaatatatactatCATATTTTAATGTaacatttttcataaattatacttGA
- the LOC130989148 gene encoding uncharacterized protein LOC130989148 isoform X3 — protein sequence MIVHMFDSLYNRIRDVPWKAAVDNAMSIYNANKGKKFKNSAKWENIKAPKQPGGTECGFFVMRYMKEIVQGFEKDANISLPSLFTNVQYSQVEIDEVREEWAKCVLTHVLD from the exons ATGATAGTGCATATGTTCGACTCTCTTTATAATAGAATTCGTGATGTCCCTTGGAAAGCTGCTGTTGACAA TGCTATGAGTATCTACAATGCAAACAAAggaaagaaattcaagaactcggCAAAATGGGAAAATATAAAG GCTCCTAAGCAACCTGGTGGTACGGAATGTGGATTTTTTGTGATGCGCTATATGAAAGAAATAGTGCAAGGGTTTGAAAAGGACGCCAATATTTCTCTGCCATCATTG TTTACGAATGTACAATATTCTCAAGTTGAAATCGATGAAGTTCGCGAGGAATGGGCTAAGTGTGTTCTTACACATGTATtggactga